From one Rhodamnia argentea isolate NSW1041297 chromosome 1, ASM2092103v1, whole genome shotgun sequence genomic stretch:
- the LOC125314912 gene encoding probable pectinesterase 55: MQSPFFTALVLALWSLSKVSFSQVCSSQNQDSATIVVDQSGHGQYTTVQRAIDSVPAKNSVWTRILVKPGNYKEKVAIPEDKPCIVLEGNSASNTMIEWADGGEVNESATFTLYAENFKARNIGFKYICRRPQALRVMID; the protein is encoded by the exons atgcagtCTCCATTCTTCACTGCTCTCGTGCTGGCTCTGTGGAGCCTGTCAAAGGTTAGCTTCAGCCAAGTCTGCAGCAGTCAAAATCAAGACTCGGCGACCATCGTCGTCGATCAGTCGGGCCATGGACAATACACCACGGTGCAACGAGCCATCGACTCCGTGCCGGCAAAGAACAGCGTCTGGACTCGCATCCTGGTTAAGCCCGGGAATTATAA AGAAAAGGTTGCAATTCCTGAAGACAAGCCATGCATCGTCCTCGAAGGGAACTCGGCAAGTAACACCATGATCGAGTGGGCCGACGGGGGTGAGGTTAATGAAAGCGCTACCTTCACGCTTTATGCAGAAAATTTCAAAGCTAGGAATATAGGCTTCAAG TACATCTGTCGTCGACCTCAGGCACTTCGTGTTATGATCGATTGA
- the LOC115752778 gene encoding acyl-CoA-binding domain-containing protein 4-like isoform X2, with protein sequence MWCGGGESAKKKAMWLYPKVVGFNPPERWGHTACYSQGHLYIFGGCCGGLHFGDVLVLDLDNMAWRTLATTGQGPGPRDSHSAVLVGHRMVVFGGTNGSRKVNDLHVLDLRTKEWTQPNFRGRPPCPRESHSATLVGNDKMVIFGGSGQGEANYLNDLHVLDLETMRWMSPEVEGEIPVPRDSHSAVAMENKLVVYGGDCGNRYLGDVDVLDTDTMTWSKLTVQGFTPGVRAGHGAVSIGTKIYVLGGVGDKHYYNDIWVLDMVNHLWTRLGAHGQQPRGRFSHTAVALGTDISIYGGCGEDERPLNELLILQLEEKDSKSHQNNPLCSILPEQWNKKNRRRPRGTGSTNDTFYNGKDIFSRGISAAGAESKESARFCPDAFRLKRERTAYSRVLEVDSEQEEHSLSLSQHSSPSQSDQEQTQVFKATNSVGGSQEYHFLKNFNQIHSDGQPDGNVLSSPNTITIDNHGSPPDLVLGGQQVITRQEPSAHVAPNYQQGLHCRPEPRPEQTPNGSAPVQNMIGAEVRGKVDGAFDSGFLVTASVNGKIFRGVLFAPAPSFTFTSAVLTQNPPPRPTQIPLARPPQNSGHVETARHAQQVQGARLPPLQADRASPLLGKEPKQRSDLQGVVLTLGGPASGH encoded by the exons atgtggtgTGGAGGAGGTGAGAGTGCAAAGAAGAAGGCAATGTGGCTCTATCCAAAGGTTGTGGGATTCAATCCTCCCGAGAGATGGGGACACACTGCTTGTTATTCTCAAGGGCATCTTTACATTTTTGGG GGATGCTGCGGAGGTTTGCATTTCGGCGACGTGCTTGTTCTTGATCTCGACAATATGGCTTGGAGAACCCTCGCGACCACCGGCCAAGGACCCGGCCCGAGGGACAGTCACAGTGCTGTTCTTGTGGGGCACCGGATGGTTGTGTTTGGGGGCACGAACGGCTCCAGAAAGGTTAATGACCTTCACGTGCTGGATCTCAGGACCAAAGAGTGGACTCAGCCGAACTTCAGAGGGAGACCGCCGTGCCCTCGCGAGAGCCACTCTGCCACGCTCGTCGGGAATGATAAGATGGTCATTTTCGGGGGTAGTGGCCAAGGCGAAGCGAACTACTTGAACGACTTGCATGTTCTGGACCTAGAGACGATGAGGTGGATGTCTCCCGAGGTAGAAGGCGAGATTCCTGTCCCTAGGGACAGTCACAGCGCTGTTGCCATGGAAAACAAGTTAGTGGTGTATGGTGGAGACTGCGGCAATCGGTATCTTGGCGATGTCGATGTACTTGATACGGACACAATGACCTGGTCCAAG TTGACTGTTCAAGGATTTACACCCGGAGTCAGAGCTGGTCACGGCGCCGTGAGCATTGGAACCAAG ATCTATGTCCTTGGAGGGGTCGGAGACAAGCATTATTACAATGACATTTGGGTGCTTGATATGGTCAATCATCTATGGACGAGGCTTGGTGCACACGGCCAACAACCTCGGGGAAGATTCTCGCATACAGCTGTTGCTCTAGGAACTGACATCTCCATCTACGGCGG ATGTGGAGAGGACGAGCGGCCACTCAATGAGCTATTGATCCTGCAGCTTGAAGAAAAAGATTCTAAATCCCATCAGAACAACCCTTTGTGTAGCATCTTGCCGGAGCAATGGAACAAAAAGAATAGAAGACGGCCAAGAGGAACCGGTAGCACC AACGATACCTTTTACAATGGCAAAGACATCTTCAGCAGAGGAATTTCGGCAGCTGGAGCCGAATCGAAGGAATCCGCTCGTTTCTGTCCAG ATGCTTTTCGCCTAAAGCGGGAAAGAACTGCCTATTCGAGGGTCTTGGAAGTAGATTCAGAGCAAGAAGAGCATTCCCTCTCGCTGTCTCAGCATTCGTCCCCATCGCAGTCCGATCAAGAGCAAACTCAAGTTTTCAAAGCCACCAATTCAGTCGGAGGATCTCAAGAATATCATTTCCTTAAGAACTTCAATCAGATCCACAGCGATGGCCAACCTGATGGCAATGTTCTTAGCAGCCCGAACACAATCACGATTGACAATCACGGAAGTCCGCCGGATCTTGTTCTAGGGGGGCAACAAGTCATCACTAGACAAGAACCGTCTGCTCACGTTGCTCCCAATTATCAACAAGGATTGCATTGCCGACCCGAACCACGACCCGAACAGACACCAAATGGTTCGGCGCCTGTTCAGAATATG ATTGGAGCTGAAGTTCGTGGAAAAGTTGATGGAGCTTTTGATTCGGGCTTCTTAGTGACCGCAAGCGTCAATGGAAAGATATTCAGAGGAGTCTTATTTGCTCCG GCACCGAGCTTCACGTTCACAAGCGCCGTTCTCACTCAAAATCCTCCACCTCGTCCAACTCAGATTCCCCTCGCCCGCCCGCCGCAAAACTCGGGCCATGTGGAAACCGCGAGGCATGCTCAGCAAGTGCAAGGGGCGAGGCTGCCGCCGCTTCAGGCCGATAGAGCCTCTCCTCTGCTGGGCAAGGAGCCGAAGCAGAGGAGCGATCTTCAAGGCGTGGTTCTGACATTGGGAGGACCGGCTAGCGGTCATTAG
- the LOC115752839 gene encoding putative pectinesterase 52, which produces MTRRGDWSSFKPAPALQVTSDKVSFYQCAFISVQDTLTDFQGRHYFESCYIEGAADFIWGGGQSIYQGCKINASTDILGGGLAGYITAQGRESAADTSGYVFNQGSVVGTGPVYLGRAYRQYSRVVFYKTDLSNVVVPKGWDSWRYAGQEGTITYAEYQCTGPGADMSKRVKWEKTLSGEELQRLTDVNTFINQDGWLQKQPF; this is translated from the exons ATGACACGACGCGGGGATTGGAGTTCGTTCAAGCCAGCTCCGGCGCTTCAAGTAACGTCGGACAAAGTCTCATTCTACCAATGCGCGTTTATAAGCGTGCAAGACACGTTGACAGACTTCCAAGGGCGTCACTACTTCGAGTCCTGTTACATTGAGGGTGCCGCGGATTTCATCTGGGGCGGAGGCCAATCCATCTATCAG GGCTGCAAGATAAACGCAAGCACGGACATCCTAGGTGGTGGATTGGCAGGCTACATCACGGCTCAGGGCCGCGAGAGCGCGGCGGACACTAGCGGGTACGTCTTCAACCAGGGTTCCGTGGTGGGTACGGGGCCTGTCTACCTTGGAAGGGCGTATAGGCAGTACTCAAGAGTAGTGTTTTACAAGACAGATCTCTCAAACGTTGTGGTGCCAAAGGGATGGGACTCGTGGAGATACGCCGGTCAAGA GGGGACAATAACCTACGCAGAGTATCAATGCACCGGGCCTGGGGCAGACATGTCCAAGCGAGTCAAGTGGGAGAAGACACTATCAGGTGAGGAGTTACAGAGGTTGACCGATGTCAACACATTCATAAATCAAGATGGTTGGTTGCAGAAGCAACCCTTTTAG
- the LOC115752778 gene encoding acyl-CoA-binding domain-containing protein 4-like isoform X1 — MWCGGGESAKKKAMWLYPKVVGFNPPERWGHTACYSQGHLYIFGGCCGGLHFGDVLVLDLDNMAWRTLATTGQGPGPRDSHSAVLVGHRMVVFGGTNGSRKVNDLHVLDLRTKEWTQPNFRGRPPCPRESHSATLVGNDKMVIFGGSGQGEANYLNDLHVLDLETMRWMSPEVEGEIPVPRDSHSAVAMENKLVVYGGDCGNRYLGDVDVLDTDTMTWSKLTVQGFTPGVRAGHGAVSIGTKIYVLGGVGDKHYYNDIWVLDMVNHLWTRLGAHGQQPRGRFSHTAVALGTDISIYGGCGEDERPLNELLILQLEEKDSKSHQNNPLCSILPEQWNKKNRRRPRGTGSTNDTFYNGKDIFSRGISAAGAESKESARFCPDAFRLKRERTAYSRVLEVDSEQEEHSLSLSQHSSPSQSDQEQTQVFKATNSVGGSQEYHFLKNFNQIHSDGQPDGNVLSSPNTITIDNHGSPPDLVLGGQQVITRQEPSAHVAPNYQQGLHCRPEPRPEQTPNGSAPVQNMIGAEVRGKVDGAFDSGFLVTASVNGKIFRGVLFAPVSMAPSFTFTSAVLTQNPPPRPTQIPLARPPQNSGHVETARHAQQVQGARLPPLQADRASPLLGKEPKQRSDLQGVVLTLGGPASGH, encoded by the exons atgtggtgTGGAGGAGGTGAGAGTGCAAAGAAGAAGGCAATGTGGCTCTATCCAAAGGTTGTGGGATTCAATCCTCCCGAGAGATGGGGACACACTGCTTGTTATTCTCAAGGGCATCTTTACATTTTTGGG GGATGCTGCGGAGGTTTGCATTTCGGCGACGTGCTTGTTCTTGATCTCGACAATATGGCTTGGAGAACCCTCGCGACCACCGGCCAAGGACCCGGCCCGAGGGACAGTCACAGTGCTGTTCTTGTGGGGCACCGGATGGTTGTGTTTGGGGGCACGAACGGCTCCAGAAAGGTTAATGACCTTCACGTGCTGGATCTCAGGACCAAAGAGTGGACTCAGCCGAACTTCAGAGGGAGACCGCCGTGCCCTCGCGAGAGCCACTCTGCCACGCTCGTCGGGAATGATAAGATGGTCATTTTCGGGGGTAGTGGCCAAGGCGAAGCGAACTACTTGAACGACTTGCATGTTCTGGACCTAGAGACGATGAGGTGGATGTCTCCCGAGGTAGAAGGCGAGATTCCTGTCCCTAGGGACAGTCACAGCGCTGTTGCCATGGAAAACAAGTTAGTGGTGTATGGTGGAGACTGCGGCAATCGGTATCTTGGCGATGTCGATGTACTTGATACGGACACAATGACCTGGTCCAAG TTGACTGTTCAAGGATTTACACCCGGAGTCAGAGCTGGTCACGGCGCCGTGAGCATTGGAACCAAG ATCTATGTCCTTGGAGGGGTCGGAGACAAGCATTATTACAATGACATTTGGGTGCTTGATATGGTCAATCATCTATGGACGAGGCTTGGTGCACACGGCCAACAACCTCGGGGAAGATTCTCGCATACAGCTGTTGCTCTAGGAACTGACATCTCCATCTACGGCGG ATGTGGAGAGGACGAGCGGCCACTCAATGAGCTATTGATCCTGCAGCTTGAAGAAAAAGATTCTAAATCCCATCAGAACAACCCTTTGTGTAGCATCTTGCCGGAGCAATGGAACAAAAAGAATAGAAGACGGCCAAGAGGAACCGGTAGCACC AACGATACCTTTTACAATGGCAAAGACATCTTCAGCAGAGGAATTTCGGCAGCTGGAGCCGAATCGAAGGAATCCGCTCGTTTCTGTCCAG ATGCTTTTCGCCTAAAGCGGGAAAGAACTGCCTATTCGAGGGTCTTGGAAGTAGATTCAGAGCAAGAAGAGCATTCCCTCTCGCTGTCTCAGCATTCGTCCCCATCGCAGTCCGATCAAGAGCAAACTCAAGTTTTCAAAGCCACCAATTCAGTCGGAGGATCTCAAGAATATCATTTCCTTAAGAACTTCAATCAGATCCACAGCGATGGCCAACCTGATGGCAATGTTCTTAGCAGCCCGAACACAATCACGATTGACAATCACGGAAGTCCGCCGGATCTTGTTCTAGGGGGGCAACAAGTCATCACTAGACAAGAACCGTCTGCTCACGTTGCTCCCAATTATCAACAAGGATTGCATTGCCGACCCGAACCACGACCCGAACAGACACCAAATGGTTCGGCGCCTGTTCAGAATATG ATTGGAGCTGAAGTTCGTGGAAAAGTTGATGGAGCTTTTGATTCGGGCTTCTTAGTGACCGCAAGCGTCAATGGAAAGATATTCAGAGGAGTCTTATTTGCTCCGGTAAGCATG GCACCGAGCTTCACGTTCACAAGCGCCGTTCTCACTCAAAATCCTCCACCTCGTCCAACTCAGATTCCCCTCGCCCGCCCGCCGCAAAACTCGGGCCATGTGGAAACCGCGAGGCATGCTCAGCAAGTGCAAGGGGCGAGGCTGCCGCCGCTTCAGGCCGATAGAGCCTCTCCTCTGCTGGGCAAGGAGCCGAAGCAGAGGAGCGATCTTCAAGGCGTGGTTCTGACATTGGGAGGACCGGCTAGCGGTCATTAG
- the LOC115752840 gene encoding probable pectinesterase 55 yields MALLVCFEALEARNHPFEFSQKSFVAHSTIMVDKSGGENFTSVQAAIDSVPLNNNAWIHVSLHEKVQIAKERQFIYLEGEGSRDTVIQWGDAGDVSKSSTFSLFVDNFLAAHITFKNTYNAGSITWAPAAMVMRDKAMFCKSAFVGIQDTLSDYQGRHFFDTYYIEGAADFIWDAHLGGVLGYITIQGRADAAQTNGFVVKNCAIIGNGKSYLGRAYGPYSTVIFYQTNMSDVIVPEEVECDGPGASMSRRVNWMKKLDNNELSHYIDSSFVDGDGWREQQPSPSPFFTAVVLALWSLSKVSFSQVCSSQNQDSATIIVDQSGHGQYTTVQRAIDSVPAKNSVWTRILVKPGNYKEKVAIPEDKPCIVLEGNSASNTIIEWGDGGEVNESATFTLFAENFKARNIGFKNTYNEMTRRGDWSSIKPAPALQVTSDKVSFYRCAFISVQDTLADFRGRHYFESCYIEGAVDFIWGGGQSIYQGCKINASTDIRGGGLAGYITAQGRESTADTSGYVFSQGSVVGTGPVYLGRAYERYSRVVFYKTDLSNVVVPKGWDSWRYAGQEETITYAEYQCTGPGADMSKRVKWEKTLSGEELQRLTDVNTFINQDGWLQKQPF; encoded by the exons ATGGCCCTATTGGTATGTTTCGAGGCGTTGGAGGCGCGAAATCACCCTTTTGAGTTTAGTCAGAAGTCGTTCGTGGCACACAGCACGATCATGGTCGACAAGTCTGGCGGCGAAAACTTCACTTCGGTTCAAGCGGCAATTGATTCTGTTCCACTGAACAACAACGCCTGGATCCACGTCTCTTTGCA TGAAAAGGTCCAGATAGCAAAAGAGAGACAATTTATATACCTTGAAGGAGAAGGCAGCAGGGATACTGTGATCCAGTGGGGAGATGCTGGAGATGTCAGTAAGAGCTCCACCTTCTCATTGTTCGTAGATAATTTTCTCGCAGCACACATAACTTTTAAG AATACATACAATGCTGGAAGCATTACGTGGGCACCGGCGGCCATGGTAATGAGAGATAAGGCGATGTTCTGCAAAAGCGCCTTTGTGGGCATTCAGGACACGCTGAGCGACTATCAAGGCCGCCACTTCTTTGATACCTACTACATCGAAGGCGCAGCCGACTTCATTTGGG ATGCTCACCTCGGAGGTGTTCTGGGTTACATCACCATTCAAGGCCGGGCGGATGCTGCGCAAACAAATGGTTTCGTGGTCAAGAACTGTGCCATAATAGGAAATGGTAAATCGTACCTTGGAAGGGCTTACGGGCCATACTCGACAGTTATATTTTACCAGACAAACATGTCCGATGTTATCGTTCCCGAAG AAGTAGAATGCGATGGACCTGGAGCGAGTATGTCCAGGAGAGTGAATTGGATGAAGAAACTGGATAATAACGAGCTATCTCACTATATCGACTCGAGTTTCGTCGATGGAGATGGATGGAGAGAGCAGCAGCCTAGTCCT tCTCCATTCTTCACTGCTGTCGTGCTGGCTCTGTGGAGCCTGTCGAAGGTTAGCTTCAGCCAAGTCTGCAGCAGTCAAAATCAAGACTCGGCGACCATCATTGTCGATCAGTCGGGCCATGGACAATACACCACGGTGCAACGAGCCATCGACTCCGTGCCGGCGAAGAACAGCGTCTGGACTCGCATCCTGGTTAAGCCCGGGAATTATAA AGAAAAGGTTGCAATTCCTGAAGACAAGCCATGCATCGTCCTCGAAGGGAACTCGGCAAGTAACACCATCATCGAGTGGGGCGACGGGGGTGAGGTTAATGAAAGCGCTACCTTCACGCTTTTTGCAGAAAATTTCAAAGCTAGGAATATAGGCTTCAAG AACACCTACAACGAAATGACACGACGCGGGGATTGGAGTTCGATCAAGCCGGCTCCGGCGCTTCAAGTAACATCGGACAAAGTCTCGTTCTACCGATGCGCCTTTATAAGCGTGCAAGACACGCTGGCAGACTTCCGAGGGCGTCACTACTTCGAGTCTTGTTACATTGAGGGTGCCGTGGATTTCATCTGGGGCGGAGGCCAATCCATCTATCAG GGCTGCAAGATAAACGCGAGCACGGACATCCGAGGTGGTGGATTGGCAGGCTACATCACGGCTCAGGGCCGCGAGAGCACGGCGGACACTAGCGGGTACGTCTTCAGCCAGGGTTCCGTGGTGGGTACGGGGCCCGTTTACCTCGGAAGGGCGTATGAGCGGTACTCAAGAGTAGTGTTTTACAAGACAGATCTCTCAAACGTCGTGGTGCCAAAGGGATGGGACTCCTGGAGATACGCTGGTCAAGA GGAGACAATAACCTACGCAGAGTATCAATGCACCGGGCCTGGGGCAGACATGTCCAAGCGAGTCAAGTGGGAGAAGACACTATCAGGTGAGGAGTTACAGAGGTTGACCGATGTCAACACATTCATAAATCAAGATGGTTGGCTGCAGAAGCAACCCTTTTAG